The following proteins are encoded in a genomic region of Maylandia zebra isolate NMK-2024a linkage group LG1, Mzebra_GT3a, whole genome shotgun sequence:
- the syap1 gene encoding synapse-associated protein 1, which produces MLKGLGTWLGLEGPTVTETSVDKEKLNVGQEEKVVEAQTEVNKQQPADQDGTPEAEQENSEQSTGLGGYIFSFASSATKKISDSMVETAQTIKKTVEEGKIDGIIDKTFLGDFQKEQEKFVQEKKAKKSEAAVPPWVGYNEEETIQQQILALSADKRNFLRDPPAGVQFHFDMEQMYPLAAVMLEEDELLNRMRFDLVPKHVKEEMFWRNYFYRVSLIKQSAQLTALAAQQQRNNSVDKGASVSPEDIVLTDNVRPKTPPVSISDIQKPTHEEDEEISTSPGVSEFVSDAFDSTAINQEDLRKEMEQLVLDKKDSPSPDDESADWEKELQQELQEYEVVTESGNKDDQWDQEIEKMLQSDDS; this is translated from the exons ATGTTAAAAGGTTTAGGGACGTGGTTGGGTCTGGAGGGCCCGACCGTTACGGAGACGTCGGTTGACAAGGAAAAGCTGAATGTGGGGCAGGAAGAGAAGGTGGTAGAAGCACAAACCGAGGTAAACAAACAGCAGCCAGCTGACCAGGATGGAACACCAGAGGCGGAGCAGGAAAACTCGGAACAGTCCACAGGACTCGGCG GTTACatcttcagttttgcttccagTGCCACCAAGAAAATCTCTGATTCAATGGTGGAGACTGCCCAGACCATCAAGAAGACAGTGGAAGAAGGAAAAATTGATGGCATCATAGACAAG acatTTTTAGGGGACTTCCAAAAAGAGCAAGAGAAATTTGTCCAGGAGAAGAAGGCCAAGAAATCAG AAGCAGCAGTGCCACCCTGGGTCGGCTACAATGAAGAGGAGACAATCCAGCAACAGATTCTCGCTCTGTCCGCT GACAAGAGGAACTTCCTCCGCGACCCTCCCGCTGGTGTTCAGTTCCACTTTGACATGGAGCAGATGTATCCTTTAGCTGCAGTCATGCTGGAAGAAGATGAGCTCCTCAATCGCATGCGCTTTGACCTGGTTCCTAAACA tGTGAAGGAGGAGATGTTTTGGCGGAACTATTTCTACCGGGTGTCTCTGATCAAGCAGTCGGCTCAGCTCACAGCCCTGGCAGCCCAGCAGCAGCGGAACAATAGTGTGGACAAAGGGGCCAGTGTTTCACCTGAAGACATCGTCCTAACAG ACAATGTCAGACCAAAAACGCCACCAGTTTCCATCAGTGACATACAGAAG CCAACACATGAAGAAGATGAGGAGATTTCAACAAGTCCCGGAGTGTCCGAGTTTGTTAGTGATGCTTTTGACTCAACGGCCATAAACCAGGAGGACCTAAGGAAAGAGATGGAGCAGCTGGTGCTGGACAAGAAGGACAGTCCTTCTCCTGATG ACGAATCAGCAGATTGGGAAAAGGAGCTGCAGCAAGAACTTCAGGAGTATGAGGTGGTGACTGAATCGGGCAACAAAGACGACCAGTGGGATCAAGAGATCGAGAAGATGCTCCAGTCTGATGACAGCTAG
- the phospho2 gene encoding pyridoxal phosphate phosphatase PHOSPHO2 gives MKILMVFDFDHTVVDANSDTWVVRCLPDKTLPGSVENSYRKGYWTEYMGRVLNYIGEQKVSPDRVRSVMETIPFTAGMTELLTFIAENKSAIDCIVISDSNTLFIEWILHAAGLQAAVDKVFTNPAKLNELGHIEVQCYHSHACDQCPVNLCKKKVLELYLSLQSDAGVEYEQIFYAGDGGNDLCPTSCLRGRDVVMPRKGYTLEKLLAKLEGQEGNFSVRAKNIAWSSGTDILRELKASMQS, from the exons ATGAAGATTCTgatggtgtttgattttgaccACACCGTGGTCGATGCCAACAGTGACACTTGGGTGGTCAG GTGCCTTCCTGATAAGACACTTCCTGGCTCTGTGGAGAATTCGTACAGAAAAGGCTACTGGACTGAGTACATGGGCAGGGTGCTGAACTACATAG GTGAGCAGAAGGTGAGCCCAGACAGGGTTCGCAGTGTGATGGAGACCATCCCCTTCACAGCTGGAATGACTGAGTTGCTGACATTTATAGCAGAGAATAAAAGTGCCATTGACTGCATAGTCATCTCTGATTCCAACACCTTGTTTATAGAATGGATTCTCCATGCTGCAGGACTCCAGGCGGCTGTTGACAAGGTTTTTACCAACCCAGCTAAGCTCAATGAGTTGGGCCACATTGAGGTGCAGTGCTATCATTCTCACGCCTGTGATCAATGCCCTGTCAACCTCTGCAAGAAAAAAGTCCTGGAGCTTTACCTTTCTCTGCAATCTGATGCCGGCGTGGAGTATGAGCAAATCTTTTATGCGGGGGATGGGGGGAATGATCTCTGCCCTACTTCCTGTCTGAGAGGCCGTGATGTTGTGATGCCAAGAAAGGGATACACTCTGGAGAAGCTGCTAGCCAAACTGGAAGGTCAGGAGGGCAACTTTTCTGTAAGAGCTAAAAACATTGCCTGGAGCAGTGGCACTGACATTCTCCGGGAGCTGAAAGCAAGCATGCAGTCGTAG